In Rissa tridactyla isolate bRisTri1 chromosome 5, bRisTri1.patW.cur.20221130, whole genome shotgun sequence, the sequence AGAGGCTGAAGGAAGACCTCCTTgacagctggagagggactttttacaagggaatGTAGTGAAAGGACAACGCGTAAAGGTTTTACACCGACAgaggggggattgagatgagatctgaggcagaaattcttggctgtgagggcggtgagcccctggcccagggtgcccagagaagctgtggctgccccatccctggaggggttcaaggccaggttggacggggcttggagcaacctgggctggtgggaggaactagatgatctttaaggtcccttccagcccaaacccttctgtgattctatgattctatgtctatCAAAGCAAGAGGTGTTCTCAGGTGGTTGAAACTCAGAGGCTGAAGCTGGAAACCCAAAGTGTGCTTCAGGGTGAGGACACCACATCTGGTTTTATGGAGAGTGAACTGCGAAAACCTTATTTAAACTCGGTTTGACTGTGAGGTTTCTAGCTTTAGAAGTCACTTGGTTCAAATCTAGTCCCCTACGGAAATGCTGGAAAGATGCCTTTTATCAGATTTCAGGGGACTTGAGAAACTTGGGTGGTAAGAGGAGCACATATAAGAAGTCATTTTTGCTTGCCTGTGCAATGCCATCACATTTTAGTGTCCCTGAAGTATTGATAAGTTTTGAGGTATTGATGTTTTTAGTCCAGATTTCCTGCAGAAAAGATGTTGCTGGAAAGCTGAATGAAATAATGCCTCTTAATACATTTTATTCCTTCGGACCCGTGTGGGCTGGCAGTGTTTATTAACTCCACACTCATTCTGTTGGGGTGTGTGTTCCTGCTGTAAAACAGCAAAACCCCCGCGTTCGGTGAGACTGTTGCCGTTCGGCTCTGTCAGTAGGAGCCGGGGAGGTGTCGGCATTCCTGGGCGaaaccttttccctcccttgcaGGCGTTGGTGAACTTCTGTCCCCCCGGTTTGTGTTCGACTTTAAACAGCCGCCTTTACGGAATCGTTTATTCAACTGACGGGTGCCTATGCCTTAGAATGGCAATACGGTTCTTTACCGTGGAACGGGAACCAAATCGGTTTGTTTATGGAACTGAAAAGGTCTTCAGTtccaggaggacagggaactgctggagagagttcaGCGGAGGCTACGATGGTGATCgggggcctggagcacctctgtgctgaggaaaggctgagagccctggggctgttccactggagaagagcaggctgagaggggatctcatcaatgctcagcaagagctaaagggcgggtgtcaggaggatggggccaggctcttctcagtggtgcctggggacagggcaaCGGGtcctggaacacgggaagttccatctcaacacgaggaggaacttctttgctgtgagggtggcagagccctggcacaggctgcccagagaggtgggggagtctccgtctctggagacatcccaaacccgcctggacgcgttcctgtgccacctgctctgggtgaccctgctctggcaggggtgggactgggtgatcaataggacaagaggaaatggcctcaggttgcgccaagggaggtttaggatggatattaggaaaagcttcttcaccgaaagggctgtcaagcattggaagaggctgcccagcgcagtggtggagtcaccgtccctggagggatgtaaaagctgggcagacgtggtgctgagggacacgggatagtgggggtttggggggtgttgggttgatggttggactcgatggttttaaaggtctttcccaacctaGATGACTGTGATtctatctccagaggtcccttccaagcccggccagtctgtggttctgtgactcACTGCAAAGTGCCGTCATTAAGGCTTTGATGTAGCTGTCATGCTCAGTTTAGCTCAAACAGAAGTGTCCAAAGTTGGGTGGTGTAAATGCTGAAGTCTCCTATAATGGGCCATGCAGGTTTACAGACATGCTAAGCACGTcccctgaaaaacaaaaccccaaacccgtCAGTGTATTGGGTAATCGGCTGTACCTTGGTATAGTTTCAAGCCCTCTGAGGTGATGCCTGTCTTTACAGTGATGGTTTATCCCCCCCCTGGGGACCACACTCCGTTGGTGGCCGGAGGGAGGGGTGTGGGACGGCGCAGTGTCTTACTtggggcagcagagcagctcgCCCTGGAGGCAGTAACAGATCTCCTCGCATCCTTGTCCTGCCCAGAAGTGATCCCGCAGACCAGCCTGGATCTGCCGGAGGTTCTCCTGGGGGATGTCGTGGCAGCGCAGGTCTCCCAGGGCTCTCCTGGAGCAGGCGGGACGccgggaggggacagcagggacggAGAGCAGGGAGCTCAGCAGGACCAGCGCCGGCACCATCCTCATTTCTGCAGAGGTTCCTGCACCAGGGCTGGAGAGAGACAGGGTAGGTGAGACAGGGAGAGCTGCCGAACGGATCCCTTTCCCCGCTTTGCTTTCCCTTGAACTTCTGGAGGTTTGAGCCTGAGTGCTGGAGAGAGTTTTCCCTTAGGAGGTAAATAATATTGTGGCGGAATTgatggaagaggctgcccggggcagtggtggagtcgccatccctggagggatttcacagccgggcagacgtggtgctgagggacacggggtagtgggggtttgggcagggttgggttgatggttggacccaatgatctgaaaggtcccttccaacctgggcaattctaggattctatatTCATTACTTTCTGTGCAATCTTGGGAATCCTTTCACGGGGAACTGAGGTTTCTGGTGCTGGCAACGCTGTATCTTTGGCCTCTCGCCCCGAAAACGTCGCTCGGGGCCGGTGGTGCTCAGGGCAGTCCAAGGGGATGCCTGGGGCGGCGTAAGGGGATGCAGCGACCGCTGCCAGACCAGGGGGTCTCTGGGcacctttctttctccttcctgcccATTTTCCCTGTCAAAATGAGGGTCGTTCACATAAAATTAATAGTATATttccccatcaaaaaaaaaaaaccctctctgctGATGGAATCCTCCGTCAGGGACAGCTCGAGAAGCTGAAGCCATGAAGAGCCGggaggctgcagctccagcatccTGCGGCAGGGCTGAGAACTTCCTcttcctttaatcttttttttttattattttattttaatactgcaAACTGTCTTGCGACAGGAGGTCATCGTGGCGTAAGTGATGCCGCTTTTTACACGGCGGGATGGATGACCCCTTGCACAGCTCTGCCGGCCGTGACCGGGCTGCATTTAAATTGGAATTCCACTCTGAGCACTGACCCGACGCCatgcccagccctggctccccgcTCGGCTCGTGTTTGCCCAGGGACACTTGCCCGTCCTTGGTCCTGTGGGCACCCggagcccagcccctgccactgTCGCCCTGGGGCTAGCTCGGGGCTCTCCACTGACCCCGGAATAACCGGGAATACAGCAACCTCCGACCCAGCACTGGCAAAGGCCGAGCTCAGATGGCAGAGCTGTTAtctaggtaagaaaaaaaatcaggcatgcctcttattttttttttttagaagaagtCTCTAAGACAATAGTTCCACTTGGGTTATTTTGTAAAActcttgaaaaaacaaataataagcTATTAAATGTATAAATTTACTATATTTTGGAGTATTTTTTCCCGGGTGGTTACATCACCACCACACCTGTCTTGCTGACCTTCCATTTCTTCAGGCAATGAATGACGCGCCAGAGTATAAGAAAATCTGGGAATTCGTATTCCTCTTAGGAATACAGTACTACACCTCAATGCTCTTCAATTATGTCTTTCCATAAGATTTTGTGCAAACTTGGTGTTTTGAGCACCAGcagccaaataaaatattaaaaagcggCCAATATATTAAAGAACACGACTGAAGTGAAAATAAGCTCTTGCGTATTTTTGAACTTCTGTCATAGAAGCAAAATCCATTGAATGATTCCTTTTAGTTCCCACGAACTTTTGAGTAGGAGACTCCTACAAACCACTCGTAATGGAGCCTTGGGGAGCTATTTTTTAATTACCTTGGAGTGCAGTATTGAATAACATACTGTCTTTATTAGTTCTAGACCTCAAAACTACGTCTCGAATAAAGTTAACATTGTTCTAACTTTGCCTGATGTTGGTTTCTTAGGCTTGAGTAAAGAATCTGCGTTATTATAATGATGGTTTTATTTCGTAGGAGTATAAACGCGGCCGTTAGGAGGGTTCTGCTGGGAGAAGTCGGATGCTTGAAGAGCACAAGTTTGTTTGTGCTGTACCTTGATAAGTGTCAGTGTCAAGGAGTACAATTTAACATTCTTCTGTTCAAACAACTGAGCTTAATTATTTGAGtatttaatggaagaaaatttcCATGGAAGAGAAATTTTGGAAGCAGGGGgtttatgccttttttttcctgtgattggCTTTTTCTGTGAGTTCTTCCCCTGAGGACGAGGCATTCATCGTAGCTCGCTCTTGTGTTATGattattcaatttttttattcctaATAATTTGGGTGATCTTTCCCTGCCTGGCGTTCCGCTGCATCGCTCGTTGGAACCTGTTCCCAGCCGCCTGTCTGCTCAAAATCCGTGGGAATTCATTCTGTCCTGAAAACTGGCAGGTTTTCCGCAGGCCGACAAATTGCTGGATTTGAAAATCGTGACCGAGAGTT encodes:
- the SCRG1 gene encoding scrapie-responsive protein 1, with protein sequence MRMVPALVLLSSLLSVPAVPSRRPACSRRALGDLRCHDIPQENLRQIQAGLRDHFWAGQGCEEICYCLQGELLCCPKGIFFGPKISFVIPCNDQ